The Cutaneotrichosporon cavernicola HIS019 DNA, chromosome: 3 region GATCAGGGGGGAATTGATTCGGCGCACTGGCGCGACCCGGTGATGCCGGAGACGGGAGATTTCAGCGCGGGGCGCGAGAATGATGCGGGCAAGGCGGTCGTCGATAAGGAGAATTTCGCGGGCGACACTGGATCTGCGGCAGAGGGCAAGGGGGGCAAGGAGGGaaaggagggcaaggagggcaaggatgGCAAGGAGAGCAAGGAGAGCAATGAGGGGTCTCTGGAATACAGCGTGCCCCAAGACGTCATCTCTGGTGCTGTCATCATGCCGCATCTCGGGAACGCTACTGCCAAGTACGTTGTTGTCTGGGgatgagctgacagcagggcCGAGTTGGGAAGGGCAGCGTGGCGGGTCCTCCATCTCATGACGCTAAGGTATCCCGAGGtaaggaggaaggaggaggcaggAAGTGAGGGCGTGGCTGATGGCAGCTCCCGACACCAGACGACCGCGCGGCGCTCAAGTCGTTCTTTTACCTCTTCTCAAGGCTTTATCCGTGCGGCGAGTGTGCGGAGCACTTCCAGAAAATGCTCAAGAAGTATCCTCCACAGGTGAGTGGCGTGTGATGGTGTGGTCAGTCGCCAGGGACCCGTGTTTCCATGTGGGGAGGGAACTGGACAAGTGTCGTCATTCGTCATTGAGACCTCAACTTGTTCATCACGGCTAACACcagacctcgtcgcgcaaGGCCGCGTCCATGTGGCTCTGCTCGGTGCACAACATTGTCAACGAGCGGCTGCACAAGCCAGAATTTGACTGTTTGACCCTCAACGACGTGTATGACTGCGGGTGCGCGAACGAGACGAGTAGCGCAGTCAGCAATCACGCCAAGGAGACGGGAAAGGCGACAAGCCCAATCGGCTACTAGCAGCTGGCCTGCTGGCCTGCTGACCCGCATTGTTGTACGCATGTATATACATCTACTACTTCGGTACTCTGGCGCGGTCGACAGATCGCAGCCTTACAGCTCTCAGCTTTACAACTGCCCCTTGCTGGCCGGCTTGGCCGGCTTACGCAACGGGGGGAACAGGGGCGCCGGCAgcaatctcctccttggaGAGGATCTCCTTGCCCGTCTTGGCAATCTTCTCGGTGATGGTCTCGAAGGGGGGAAGCGAGGGGCCGTacacgacgacgcgctgggTGGGGAGCGAGACGGTGTAGCCGTTGGCTGTGGTGGGAGCGAGCGAAGTGAGCGAATGTAGTGAGTGAATGTAttgggatgaggaggaaaCGAGTGAGAGGGAAAgcgggagagggagcgTAAACAACACGATCATGGTACCGGCGCATGACGTGAGCCAGTCGGTGGTGGACCGGTCCGAACCATGACCAAGCCGGTACGAGGGGAATCCGAAGCGAGACCGGCGAGACCGTCGGGGCAACGGGGTAACAGGTAGGTAACAGATGCGGCGCGGAAGAACCAACCGGGTCCGGGGGCGGGTCCAAGCGCAGATCGGGTGGGGCACGCGAACAGTGGGACAGGTGCGGAGGGTGCGGAGGGTGCGGACGGGCCACCGAGGGGTCAAGAGGGCCACAGACGACAGAAGGGCGTTTGGTGACAGGCGTTGCACGGGCGACGGGGTCACAGGTCAAGTGAAAGTGTGCGTGAAACGAAGAGAGCATCAGCATCAGCACAATTCAGCAGTCCAGGTGTTCCAACTCACGCGCCTCAATGTTCTTCTTGAGGACACGCTCGATTGCGCCCGAGCACCCGCCACACGTCATCTTGACGGTGTAGTTGTAAGCTGGGCCTGTGGTCTGGTATTAGGCTTGGATTTTGGGCGGGCTCGGTCCTGGACTCACTGCCATGATGAGTTAGAGAAGTGGTGAGAGAATATCAATAAGATACCACGACGTACGTTGTTGTTATAGTTCTCGCCACGATGGCGTCAGACGCGTCTTTTTCGCGTGGGCGGAGTCCCGGACATCTCCGCCAAAGGTGCATGACTAAGAGGCCAAGAGGCAAAATGCGGCAAAATGCACGCGGGTAGACTATGtatgaggaagagggatTTGTGCTTTGCTGGCTGCGCGACTTGCGCGACTTTGTTCTTTGTGTACGACAAGTTGGCCATTTCTCGCACGCTGCAAGCTGGCAACTACAGCCACATGGCGACAAAGACTGACCAAACATTCATCGATTCACTACATATATTCCCCACCCCCCTGCGTCCAGACTTGGCATGCTCAAGCGCATGCCTAGGGTAGCGGAGCGGGGGTTCCGCGGAATAATTCCAGTCCGCGCGGTAAGCGCCCGCTGCATGGCTTGCTCCAGATTAGGATTGGAAGCTCGTCTGAGGCGTCCGCCAAGGCAGGTAGGCAGATCAGAAGACGATGGTTGCGCGCCGGAGAATACAGTTGCCCGTAGCTCGCGAGCAATAATTGCCACTTACGCTGTCACACGAGCTGGTGCGACGGGTCGGAGCATAGCAAGTCGAGTCGAGCCGAATTGTAGCTCCCGCGGGGCGTCTGCTGATCTGCAAGTCCCCATTGCCCGATCTGGAGACGCTTAAGGTTGGCGTGCGGATTGcatgtcggcgtcggtgatgGCCGAGTGTCAGTCACATGTAGAGATTTAGACTATG contains the following coding sequences:
- a CDS encoding uncharacterized protein (Erv1 / Alr family), translated to MLSISRFARIFLVALILVTVPTAFIFYPASSSKEGEVTDKLDQGGIDSAHWRDPVMPETGDFSAGRENDAGKAVVDKENFAGDTGSAAEGKGGKEGKEGKEGKDGKESKESNEGSLEYSVPQDVISGAVIMPHLGNATAKAELGRAAWRVLHLMTLRYPELPTPDDRAALKSFFYLFSRLYPCGECAEHFQKMLKKYPPQTSSRKAASMWLCSVHNIVNERLHKPEFDCLTLNDVYDCGCANETSSAVSNHAKETGKATSPIGY
- the ATX1 gene encoding uncharacterized protein (Heavy-metal-associated domain) — protein: MATTGPAYNYTVKMTCGGCSGAIERVLKKNIEAPNGYTVSLPTQRVVVYGPSLPPFETITEKIAKTGKEILSKEEIAAGAPVPPVA